Genomic window (Ostrea edulis chromosome 9, xbOstEdul1.1, whole genome shotgun sequence):
ttttacatatgttatagacattataaatgtctagtgtaaatttaaatatttttgtaaaattcacttccggtcgtgagatatggggtggacatattcaaaccttgttttttcagtttctcaataatgaatatagatagacgcttgaaacttgtagagttgatcaactaacattagtccattgtacacatacattcaattttttcgtctgtcacttccggtctataccggaagtatttgaaaaatgtcgattttccgatttcttcgagtgatttctcagagatggtggatagattttcttgaaattttcaggaataatgtcttatgaaaggaccttcctataactatttttgtttttacaaaattcacttctggtcggaaaatatgggcgattttctgtttctcaaaaggaattttgtccagcatttttcttggaaaaggtaacatataggttcatcaattattcaggaattataaatctccgtttgcagtcgtgcagtagagggttgaacatgtcgaccgtcacttcctgtcgtcaccggaagtgattgaaagaatcgcaaatttcaaactttttcttgtaaattgaaacctatactagtttgttaagtctctttgaaagtgtcaaaagaatattgactccgttggtagtcaaaacaactacttccggtttcttgataaaatacatttttacttttcatttctttgtcaccataaatctcgcgtatattttaagtctttcatatgattttcacatgtcataataaaagtatcaacttctagagtttggatcattttgtttttcaaaattgacttccggtcggtagtaacctactacttttttctttctttagtctacttctttttgttgagaactctttgagatagagacgtgaaattttcagggaatatagacagtaaagagtcgctgtcatttataggaaaacgcatcataaaagtacttccggtcattaccggaagttacgagaaatgagtaaaaaattcgataatacatttctcattcattgttaaggcacattttctgatatatttaaatggttttcgtaggaacagaaagctctttaccggaagtgatctaacggaagacctactcattactagtaatgagtttctagttattattattaaggtcttccgtctcctgcggaagaccttactattattgttcgcgttcttcttcttcattattattattattattttccttggtagtacacgcgtttttctcagccatttctcgatcgattttcacgaaattttcaggaaagatgtcttttggtgacgagactttgcttggaaaatttcgtgcttggcgttacttccggtcaggagttatctctcttttagtgactttttgaagggccttgttgtccacacatctcctccgttagttttgaagctagagtcttgaaatttctacacaagatagagtaaacattttagaagatttgtgggggattcgattttaccggaggcgatttgcctaaacgctcgcctggacctgaaaaaatggatgccaaaatttttcgcccatttcggcgatttttgacctttcatctccaatatcttttttcttgcaaatattttgttaagacatgtagaacaaaagttgtgcacatttacgagattttttcgaaaatatcaagatttaggggctagccccttcaattagggatctagaagggctcaaagtctagatcaaatatctcaaaaatcgttaatattttggtataagtcaaagaacaaaaaatgttcatctcaacaatccaaatctattcatataaaaatttaggtcatatgttacgtaataggggattttaagggccaaaaccataaattttttaccccttgtatctcgaaaacaacaaatattttgaaaagcaataaagaacaaaagttgttcagaatgatgatctgaacaatatgcatatttcgtttttaccctatgtggccccgttagggagctacagtttggcccctaaaaattacttctagaaataactcgagaacggtaaagaatttctaaatacttgttgaacaaaaaatgtttgaaatgtcatgacctttcttacgatatcaagcaaaaggggctgaccctttaaattaggggcccagaagggtccaaaggtttatgagaatatctcagaaactattaatattgtAATCATTGTAGTTCCgcttgtttacactaacatgttcctgtgtgctCAAGaatttcaaaccgtaatgtggctgacgaaaagcttaacaaatactacaagaaaaaggacACAAATGGACAGCATGTGATAAGTAGAAATAGGTCAAGagaggaaaagaactgttatacagtttgacttctcaaaagaaaaatataaaaactcatgtagcaactgtcatatgatatttaggcaaagataaacactcgaattatcgaccaaaggcaaatgaactgatgacatcTATTAAAGGCGCTGCACTCATGTCAGAACagtgagttaagtaatgccatatgtaaaagggttgttgcacaggtctatgaaaatattgtactgttcatcattccaaataggaaaatggtttattaagtaaagaacgactcgtataaatgtcagtaatgctaaactgcggcagttatttatcttggttaacgaaacatcaaaAACGCTGtccttatatttaaatataacacgccagtgtattattggaaaccggtgttttccatttagatttctgagtcggccgtatcgtcagcaaatgcgcCATACCTCTTTAATGATTTATCGCCTTccagaaaacaattttttaacatgtaaaatCTTTCTGAAATTAAGACCAATATGGAAAGCAAGTTAACTTCAAGCAacaattaatttcttaattattttacaaatacacCATTTCcaaacaataaataaatggaCCTCTTATATGATGGCGCCACTATGTCCTCACACTCCATGTTTTGAAATCCTATACAACGGTATTCACACAGTTTTTTCATTTCTGGTCCTGTGGATCTACAGCGGATTTGAATAACCCATCATATTTTGCAGTTATCATTCCTTGGAAAGGGTCCAGGACCTCCCTTTAATACAAATTATTCACCCTTGATATTGAccctttatttcttaaatgataatttttttactTTGATCATTTGTCCTTAGTACGGGTATAACAAGAAAGTTAATAAATGTTCTTTGATATTTCTGTCATCTATATCTATATGCATATCCTCTTCATTAAATTTGCCTCCCAAAAGGCTTTCTTTCAATATGTATTGTATAAAAACTACAGGTATCTATCAAACACATCTAAATGACACTTTCAGAAAATGTCTTCCATTTCTAAATTAGCAAACACTTCACATGTTTATCGTTATTACGCTATAGATAACCTAACtgtcatacatatatacaatatgtaacaTCAAAAAGGAATGTCTGTCTTTTTCTCAGCTTTCATCACTGTATTTTTTCTTGTACATATATGGAAACTGGCAAATGGCAATTTATGTATAGAatctgaaataaagaaaaaatggttatattcaaatgttgtttcagAAATTCAGACAACCGATGAACCGATGACAATCGATGAACATGCAAATCTATAATGTATCACAGTCCAACTCATTGTCATATGATACACAAATTTATAGTTACCTTGTTGCAATAATACATTTTGAAGCGCTCACTATTAATGTTGCGAATGTTGGCATgcatgaaaggtggagataacgaacagtgaataatctcatcaatcccataagcaatacaaaatagatagttgggcaaacacggaccgctggacacaccagaggtgggatcaggtgcctaggaggagtaagcattcccatGTAGATTATTCAGATTTACATTAAATAATCATCTGAAAACTTGTGATTTAGTTGATATTTAAATCTGGTGCTAAATCTATAAGTTATTAAGTTATTATCATGTACGGAGTTTGATATTTAGTTGATATGAAAAATTTTTGTTTGTGATTTAGTGATATATAAATTCGGTGCTAAGATTATAAGGTGTTATGCACAGTTTTTGAGATTTAGTTTAAATATACACCCGGTACTAGGGCTATAATTCATTATTACGTTTGATGCCTGAGTTTCAGTGGATATATGAGACCGGTGCTAAGGCTATAATGTACCATTCTGTGCGATGCTTCAGATTTAGTTGATTTAAATAAGCCTGGAGATAGGGCTTTAAGTTTTAATCATGAGATTTGATATGCaaggcaatctgattaaaatcagctccttgattttgtttatgTCGCTACAAGGGGAacagaggagcggatcgaggagctgattttaattagattgatatgcAAGGCTGACGGTAAGGCTGTATGTGATTGTTAAGTACGGTGCTTGTGATCTCGATGAGTTTTAATTCTTTGATAGGGttataatatttttaatgatttgaaGATATCAGGAATTGAATTGATTGATGTGCGTAACAATTCAATAAaagatttcttcaaataattaatgggtctttaattctgaattattgaaCACATTAATTGATAGCATTACTCATTCTGCTAAATTGCTGCACTCAAAGAATCAGCTTGGAACTCGTATCCAGCAGAACGCGTACCCAGGAAAACTCGTACCCAGAAATTTGGGTACGttttctcctggagaaaaactatGGTTTTTTTTGTTAGATAAATTCTGGTAAGAGTTCTTCTGGAGAAAAAAGTTTGTCATTAtatagtaatcaaaattttgatatgagTTTATCTCATTAAGAATTATACCATTTTAGGTATTGGAATTTGGGTACAATTTCTCCTTGCGAAAATCGAGGATTTCatacattatacataatttactatgaacatgattttcaattgaataaaaaaagtgAATACAATGATCGtacttgtttgttgtttttttctctcatttgaaTTGCGGTTTGGCGTGAGACGATAATTAGTATAATTATTGCAATTAAACACCAATTTTTAACTTCCGACATAGCATTTTTATAGCGGACCTCTATTCTCCGGCACATaaaggagaactcgtacccagatttttatgacaAAATGACGGAAGTTTTTcaccaggagaactcgtacccagatttttgaCAGACATGACAGTTTTTCTCCAGGAAAACTCgtactcattttttttttattacagaactgacaaatttttttttctgcaggagaactcgtacccagatttatcagataaaatgaCAATGTTTTTTCCCCAGAAAAACTCGTACCCAGActtttatgacagaaatgacagggtttttttctgtacgagaactcgtacccacatttctatttgataaaatgacaaagtttttcttcaggagaactcgtacccagatattgATAGGTACGACTTCTCTTGGAAAACTCGTACCCGGGTACGTGTTCTCCTGGAGAAGTCGTACTCGGATACGACTTCTCCAGGGTACGATTTCCCAGGAGAACTCTTACCCAAATTTCtaggtacgagttctcctgggtacgagttctcctgggtacggTTCTCCAGAAGTCGAACAGATGATAAGGCCGGCGTTTACCTAGCGTAATTCGGTGCATCGATGGTACACACGTCGTGCAAAACGCCACTGAGATCGCACCATACCTCTAAATACTATCAGGAACTTGAATGTAGAACGTACCTATATGTCTAACTCTGGGATTCACCGACAGACGATTACTCACATACACCAAAGCGGACTTTTGAGTGACATTTCTTGGTAACCGTTCGGTGACAGCAGGACGGCACTGTGTTGGTTTTCCATCTGGTATGATACATTTGATTCCTGAATTAGAGTCAAGTTACTAAAGATACTGGAAATGATAAATTACCGGGCTCGGACCATCATCGCAAAACATGTTAATTGTCTCCGTTCACGCTACGTCAATTCGGTTTGAGGTTGGTACTTCCGGACTCAGGAAGCGTGGCTAGCAACGATGGGTACATATATGAAAATGAACAGATTTCACAGGATATTTCGTTGTGGTGCTTTTTCAAATGTTTGCTAAACGTTACACTAGAAGCTAACGATTTCGCATGACTCACACCCCAGAAACGATTCTTTGAGTATTTCTTTAGAACATTTTTGACTCCTTGCCGAGAAACTGGTTTACACAATCTATAACATCCAAAAGCTTTAATATCGCCGTCAGAATCGGCTACCCATAATTTGTCTGAGGGATCAACACAAATACTTTCAATATTCCCTCTAAAAGGCCAAGACCACATCAGATTCCCAATTTTGTTCACGATATGGACCTCTTTTTTATTGTCGTCTAAGATCAAAATGTCACCTCTGCTGTTGTGTGTTATCTCCATTGGACAAATGGTCCGCAAGTTGTCAAGAACTTGGGCCACCGCGAATGAATCATTGCGATCAGTGAAACATCTACTGACTTTGACGATTCTCCTGACCTCTGACCTATCAAGCAGCGCTAAGAACCACACACTACCGTCAATATTTTCAGTGACGGAAAACACATTTAACAGATCGTAAAAGGAAAATGGAAATTCGCTACTACTTGCCAGGATCTGCAATAATTTCCCGTCACTGATATCATATTTGCGAATTTCTCCTCTACCTGTGGCCATGTTACAGGTACAGACCAGCAAAGAGTCGTTTGAGGAAGACGAAATAGCCGTGATGATACCAGATTCCGTCACCAGTTTTTGTGTACAATTAGCAGACTCCGGCGTCAGTTTTTGTGTACAATTAGCAGACTCCGTCATCAGTTTTTGTGTACAATTAGCAGACTCCTGCACCAGTTTTTGTGTACCTTTAGAAGAAAGTTTGTATACTGTATTTTTGGAGTTATCTACGTATACTATATGATCTCGAGCTAAGGTGACGAATTCTGGAACCATATCTAAAATGTATTTACTGCGACAACTCCCACAGATGTCATGGCGGCTTAAAACTCTAGCGTTCTTTTCGTGTACCCAAACGCTGATGTCACTGCTGCCAAAGAGTTTTACACCTGAAAATGGTTTGGTGAAAATCCGGATATTGCATATCAAAAGAGGTCCGAAATTCTTTTTGGGGCGGCCAGCTGGGTTAGCAATCGAAATGACATTAATATTTGGTGCTGTTATGAATGTTGCATTCGGGACGTTTTTGGACAAAGTTTGTCCAAGGCTAAAAGAATCCTGCATTTGTCTACATAGACGAATGTACTCTTCTCCTCTACGCTTGATGTCAGTTAGGTGAGGTAAGTTATATCTTGCTGTAGTTAGGAAAGCATGTTTCATTTTCCACTTCAATTGTTTGGATCTTCCATAATTAACAGGAAACTCCTTGTTCAATtttgtaatgtccctgatctTTGAACGAACGAGCCTCAAATAGTTGAtcattctttcaaaatatacaagttGTTCCGATGTTGTCATGGTATAATGAAACTCGTGATCTTCAATACTACTATCACAAATTACTTTTCTACAAGTGAAACAGCAAACTTCATTACACGGTCCCTTTAGGAGACACATATGACTTCCACAAGCTTTACTCCTGATTTTTGCTCTCTCTCTGTACAAAACAATCCTGTGAGAATTTCTGCGTTTAAAATGAATCTTAGAACACCTGAAACACAGGCCCATACAACAATCATGACAAAAA
Coding sequences:
- the LOC125660432 gene encoding uncharacterized protein LOC125660432, whose protein sequence is MDSIFKSAVNVKFCEIEDCEFPLKCFCHDCCMGLCFRCSKIHFKRRNSHRIVLYRERAKIRSKACGSHMCLLKGPCNEVCCFTCRKVICDSSIEDHEFHYTMTTSEQLVYFERMINYLRLVRSKIRDITKLNKEFPVNYGRSKQLKWKMKHAFLTTARYNLPHLTDIKRRGEEYIRLCRQMQDSFSLGQTLSKNVPNATFITAPNINVISIANPAGRPKKNFGPLLICNIRIFTKPFSGVKLFGSSDISVWVHEKNARVLSRHDICGSCRSKYILDMVPEFVTLARDHIVYVDNSKNTVYKLSSKGTQKLVQESANCTQKLMTESANCTQKLTPESANCTQKLVTESGIITAISSSSNDSLLVCTCNMATGRGEIRKYDISDGKLLQILASSSEFPFSFYDLLNVFSVTENIDGSVWFLALLDRSEVRRIVKVSRCFTDRNDSFAVAQVLDNLRTICPMEITHNSRGDILILDDNKKEVHIVNKIGNLMWSWPFRGNIESICVDPSDKLWVADSDGDIKAFGCYRLCKPVSRQGVKNVLKKYSKNRFWGVSHAKSLASSVTFSKHLKKHHNEISCEICSFSYMYPSLLATLPESGSTNLKPN